The proteins below come from a single Alistipes sp. ZOR0009 genomic window:
- a CDS encoding SpoIIE family protein phosphatase, with protein MKNRKVMNSPFFIEVGYFQKSHHEERICGDVFLSKKIDGKQRVIAVLSDGMGHGVKANVLATLTSTMALNFTIEHKSPNAITEIIMNALPVCSQRQMSYSTFTIVDVDLNNDVTIIEYDNPQTIVINGKEIFDPEWQCIVPEAKQTNIKEILTCRFKPAKEDRILFWSDGVTQSGLGTDEFPRGWGIEEATKFAHKMIAADPQIPASKLAAKVVNMAASIDGWKLKDDASCAVIYFRTPRKLLICTGPPYEETNDHQLASKLKYFDGKKIICGATTANIIARELALPIIDNAAIYDPDLPPTSSMQGVDLVSEGILTLSKAFSILEKFNEDYRLGYGPADTIVHHLINSDEITFLVGTRVNEAHQDPMLPVELEMRRTLIKRMKRILEEKFLKETIVQYI; from the coding sequence TTGAAGAATCGAAAGGTAATGAATAGCCCATTCTTTATCGAAGTTGGATATTTCCAGAAATCTCACCACGAAGAGCGCATTTGTGGCGATGTTTTTCTTTCAAAAAAGATTGATGGAAAGCAGCGCGTCATTGCCGTTCTCTCCGACGGAATGGGGCACGGCGTAAAAGCGAACGTATTGGCAACTCTTACATCAACAATGGCGCTCAACTTTACGATCGAGCACAAATCACCTAATGCCATTACCGAAATTATTATGAACGCCCTCCCCGTTTGTAGCCAGCGACAAATGAGCTATTCCACGTTCACAATCGTAGATGTAGACCTAAATAACGACGTTACAATCATAGAATATGATAACCCGCAAACAATCGTAATAAATGGGAAGGAGATATTCGATCCCGAATGGCAATGTATTGTTCCGGAAGCAAAGCAGACAAACATAAAAGAAATTCTTACCTGCAGATTCAAACCCGCCAAGGAAGATCGGATACTATTCTGGAGTGATGGGGTAACTCAAAGCGGCCTTGGAACAGACGAATTCCCCAGAGGATGGGGCATCGAAGAAGCCACTAAATTTGCTCATAAAATGATAGCTGCCGATCCGCAAATACCTGCCAGCAAGCTTGCCGCAAAGGTTGTAAATATGGCAGCATCAATTGATGGGTGGAAGCTTAAGGATGATGCCAGCTGCGCCGTTATCTACTTTCGAACTCCGCGCAAGTTGCTAATATGCACCGGTCCTCCCTATGAAGAGACAAATGACCATCAGCTGGCAAGTAAGTTGAAGTACTTCGATGGGAAAAAAATTATTTGTGGAGCAACAACCGCAAATATTATTGCCCGAGAGCTCGCGCTTCCCATTATAGACAATGCAGCCATTTACGATCCCGACCTCCCTCCTACATCCTCCATGCAGGGAGTCGATCTGGTAAGCGAAGGCATACTAACCCTTAGTAAAGCCTTTAGCATACTCGAAAAATTTAATGAAGACTACAGACTCGGCTATGGGCCTGCCGACACCATCGTACATCATCTCATAAATAGCGACGAGATTACCTTTCTTGTAGGAACCCGCGTCAACGAGGCGCATCAAGACCCAATGCTCCCCGTTGAACTCGAGATGCGAAGAACCCTCATTAAGCGAATGAAAAGAATTTTAGAAGAAAAGTTTCTGAAAGAAACAATTGTTCAATACATCTAA
- a CDS encoding [Fe-Fe] hydrogenase large subunit C-terminal domain-containing protein, whose product MEVPLYTINKSKCVTCYACIRACPVKAIEVDSTGDELHISSKRCIGCGLCEEACPVDAIFFRNSKQNCYTIIDKGNKVAALCEPSISAEFPDITDYRKFAHMLRAVGFTNVYEVSFGVDLVAREYAKLQNEFNGKYFISSTCPSVVSLVEKYYPELTPNLAPIASPMIASARVVKELHKNDIKIVYIGPCVETKNEALKHPGLIDAVLTFRELRDIFNELNIKETNLEFSDFDPPYGAEGELYPLRTGLLEAAKISQNLLRGNMTTVSDAPYIIALLDSFERNIDNIRSNFNCFMCHGCLMGPGTTKLRNYQVRRAEVVKFARKRIESLDKNKWDENIKRFKYIPLDATFKENKQRIDNIQEEAIEKILQETNKDLKTENLDCKGCGFNSCRDMAIATYYGFATPDICLLNNKKTINKQRQLLKQETDKYKKSLEALAESEKNATKSKDVAHEAQETLYATIRKLPFGVVFVDKNLKIIYSNDSFIELLGDDAIEINEVIPGLIGANLKTLLPPDIFNQFYLVSSNPNEATNKDFTYKERLINIQVFPLGSGNQIGGIFRDLLIPEIQKEELISRITEVIDKNLNIVQKIGFLLGEGAAESERMLNSIIKAFKHNPLEESKGNE is encoded by the coding sequence ATGGAAGTTCCTCTCTACACGATAAATAAGAGTAAATGCGTAACATGCTATGCCTGCATCCGCGCTTGCCCCGTAAAAGCTATTGAAGTAGATAGCACTGGCGATGAGCTGCACATCTCGTCAAAACGCTGCATTGGCTGCGGTCTGTGCGAGGAAGCGTGCCCTGTTGACGCTATTTTCTTCAGAAATTCTAAACAAAATTGCTATACCATAATTGATAAAGGAAATAAAGTTGCCGCCCTTTGCGAACCATCTATTTCAGCCGAATTCCCGGATATTACCGACTATAGAAAATTTGCGCACATGCTCAGGGCTGTCGGATTTACCAATGTTTACGAGGTATCGTTTGGGGTAGATCTCGTTGCTAGAGAATATGCAAAGCTTCAAAATGAATTTAACGGGAAATACTTCATCTCTTCAACCTGCCCTTCGGTTGTATCGCTGGTCGAGAAATATTATCCTGAATTAACACCCAACTTAGCGCCAATCGCCTCGCCCATGATCGCATCGGCTCGCGTAGTAAAGGAACTTCATAAAAACGACATAAAAATAGTCTACATCGGCCCTTGTGTTGAGACCAAAAATGAAGCATTAAAACATCCGGGACTCATCGATGCAGTACTTACCTTCAGAGAACTGAGAGACATATTCAATGAGCTCAACATAAAGGAAACAAATCTCGAGTTTTCCGACTTTGATCCTCCATATGGAGCGGAAGGAGAGCTATATCCATTAAGGACTGGACTACTAGAGGCTGCAAAAATCTCCCAAAACCTACTCCGAGGCAACATGACCACAGTCTCGGATGCGCCATACATCATTGCCCTTTTAGATTCTTTCGAACGAAATATAGACAACATCCGAAGTAACTTTAACTGCTTTATGTGCCATGGCTGCCTAATGGGACCAGGCACCACCAAGCTGCGAAACTACCAAGTGAGAAGAGCCGAAGTGGTAAAATTTGCCCGAAAAAGAATTGAATCTTTAGATAAAAATAAATGGGATGAGAATATCAAAAGATTTAAGTACATCCCTCTTGATGCGACCTTTAAAGAGAATAAGCAGCGAATTGATAACATTCAAGAAGAGGCTATCGAGAAGATTCTCCAAGAAACAAACAAAGATCTCAAAACAGAAAATCTTGATTGTAAAGGTTGCGGATTTAACTCGTGCAGAGATATGGCAATCGCTACCTACTACGGCTTTGCCACCCCCGACATATGCCTACTCAACAACAAAAAAACGATTAATAAGCAACGACAACTTCTAAAGCAGGAGACTGATAAATACAAAAAAAGTCTAGAAGCGCTTGCCGAATCGGAGAAAAACGCAACAAAATCGAAAGATGTGGCGCACGAAGCTCAAGAAACGCTTTACGCCACCATTAGAAAGCTGCCATTTGGAGTAGTTTTCGTTGATAAAAATCTCAAAATCATCTACTCCAACGACAGCTTTATTGAGCTTCTAGGCGATGATGCCATTGAAATCAACGAAGTTATACCAGGACTGATAGGCGCAAACCTAAAAACCCTTCTACCTCCCGACATTTTTAACCAGTTTTATCTTGTATCAAGCAATCCTAACGAGGCCACCAACAAAGACTTTACCTACAAGGAGCGACTTATAAATATACAAGTCTTTCCTCTAGGTAGTGGCAACCAAATTGGTGGAATTTTTAGAGATCTGCTTATACCTGAGATTCAAAAAGAAGAGCTGATTAGCCGCATCACCGAAGTGATCGACAAAAATCTCAACATTGTCCAAAAAATAGGGTTCCTCCTAGGAGAAGGCGCTGCCGAATCAGAAAGAATGCTCAACTCTATCATTAAGGCATTTAAGCATAACCCACTTGAAGAATCGAAAGGTAATGAATAG
- a CDS encoding TM1266 family iron-only hydrogenase system putative regulator — MEKRIGAALIVVEDKSVVEPLNQLISKNSHLILGRQGLPLSDRSISVISLVLEGTTDEIGAFTGPVGRLKGVTVKSILVPLAPNRVIP, encoded by the coding sequence ATGGAGAAGAGAATTGGTGCGGCACTTATTGTCGTGGAGGATAAGTCGGTTGTAGAACCGCTTAATCAGTTGATATCCAAAAATTCACATCTAATTCTTGGTCGTCAAGGCTTGCCCTTGAGCGATCGTTCTATTAGCGTTATATCGCTTGTTTTAGAGGGGACAACCGACGAAATAGGTGCTTTTACAGGGCCCGTTGGGCGCCTTAAAGGTGTAACGGTAAAGTCTATCCTAGTTCCATTGGCACCCAATCGTGTTATCCCGTAA
- a CDS encoding (2Fe-2S) ferredoxin domain-containing protein, producing MLENSQPCIQITVCLGSSCFSRGNKMLLREVDDFISANQLEKKVLVKGAHCLDLCGQGPILIIQDKTFEKVDYKTVKELLNNHLKFAEDGSSSLHDK from the coding sequence ATGTTAGAGAATTCACAACCTTGCATACAAATTACCGTTTGTCTAGGTAGTAGCTGCTTTTCGAGGGGTAATAAAATGCTGCTACGCGAAGTTGACGATTTTATTTCCGCGAATCAGCTAGAAAAAAAAGTGCTGGTAAAAGGTGCACATTGCCTCGATTTATGTGGGCAAGGCCCTATTCTAATAATTCAAGACAAAACTTTTGAAAAAGTCGACTATAAAACCGTCAAAGAACTTCTTAATAACCACCTAAAATTTGCAGAAGATGGAAGTTCCTCTCTACACGATAAATAA
- a CDS encoding redox-sensing transcriptional repressor Rex: MKLPEKTIERLSEYRRTLFNCFSNGKTHIYSHELAKLHSNTAVQVRRDLMLIGFSSLTKKGYDVKELIDLISKILDSRDGQNVAVIGMGNLGKAITAYFNGKRSKLNIKAAFDIDPDKIGAQQSGVSCYHIDEFNEIVKRENITIAVITASPSSTPFLADLIEKAGIKGVLNFTSTPINFSENVYHEEYDMITSLEKVAYFVKERSLKRKSV; the protein is encoded by the coding sequence ATGAAACTGCCTGAAAAAACCATCGAAAGGCTAAGTGAATACCGACGAACCCTGTTTAACTGCTTTTCCAACGGAAAAACGCATATCTATTCGCATGAATTGGCCAAGTTGCATAGTAATACGGCAGTTCAAGTACGTAGAGATCTTATGTTGATCGGATTCTCTAGTTTGACCAAGAAAGGGTATGATGTAAAGGAATTAATTGACCTAATTTCTAAAATTTTGGATAGCCGCGATGGTCAAAATGTGGCTGTTATCGGTATGGGAAACTTAGGAAAGGCTATTACAGCGTACTTTAATGGTAAGCGTTCAAAGCTTAATATTAAGGCGGCCTTTGATATAGATCCAGATAAGATTGGTGCTCAGCAATCTGGCGTTTCTTGTTACCACATTGATGAGTTTAACGAGATTGTAAAGAGAGAGAATATTACAATTGCTGTAATTACAGCCTCTCCTAGCTCAACTCCTTTTTTGGCTGACTTGATTGAAAAAGCAGGAATAAAGGGGGTGCTAAACTTTACATCCACTCCAATAAATTTTTCGGAGAATGTTTATCATGAGGAGTATGATATGATAACATCTCTAGAAAAAGTGGCCTATTTTGTAAAAGAACGATCTTTAAAGAGGAAGAGCGTATAA
- the hydG gene encoding [FeFe] hydrogenase H-cluster radical SAM maturase HydG: MKFNPERYRISDEKSVPFIDADEIWTYLNNASSTAEQVRAIIQRSLSKNRLSLEEVAVLVNTTDPLLIEEIKEGARELKRKVYGNRMVLFAPLYLGNLCQNNCLYCGFRSTNKDQHRVTLTKEQIIREVEALESVGQKRLVLSLGEHKNYDAAFIADCVRTVYSVKKGNGEIRRVNVNAAPMDHEGFETVRQAGIGTYQIFQETYHPETYAKYHKSGPKSDFNWRLTAFDRAQDVGLDDNGFGVLFGLYDWRYEVLALVRHTNHLEACYNVGPHTISFPRIKDASSMNVDDRYLVSDEDFVKLIAILRLAVPYTGLILTAREPSLVRKEALDFGVSQLDGGTKLEIGSYSETEHQQDLKREQFKINDDRSLAEVIDDLLDNKYIPSFCTACYRRGRTGEHFMEFSVPGFIKRFCTPNALLTLVEYIQDYASPSVAEKGWRLINETVEELEDDKFKIELIKRIEKIKQGERDLYF; the protein is encoded by the coding sequence ATGAAATTTAATCCTGAACGTTATAGAATTAGCGATGAAAAATCGGTTCCCTTTATAGATGCCGATGAAATTTGGACTTACCTGAATAATGCATCTTCAACTGCAGAGCAGGTTAGGGCAATTATTCAAAGGTCGTTAAGTAAGAATAGACTTTCGTTAGAGGAAGTTGCCGTTTTGGTGAATACGACCGATCCGTTGCTAATTGAGGAGATAAAAGAAGGGGCGCGTGAGCTTAAAAGAAAGGTTTACGGCAACAGAATGGTGCTTTTTGCTCCTCTTTACCTTGGAAATCTTTGCCAAAATAACTGTTTATATTGTGGTTTTAGGTCTACCAATAAGGATCAGCATCGCGTAACGCTTACTAAAGAGCAAATTATTCGTGAGGTTGAAGCCTTAGAAAGTGTAGGACAAAAACGCTTGGTGCTATCGTTAGGTGAGCATAAAAATTACGATGCGGCGTTTATAGCAGATTGTGTTCGTACTGTTTACTCTGTAAAGAAGGGGAATGGAGAAATTCGGCGTGTAAATGTAAATGCAGCGCCAATGGATCATGAAGGATTTGAAACTGTTCGTCAGGCTGGAATTGGAACTTATCAGATTTTTCAAGAAACCTACCATCCCGAAACTTATGCCAAATACCATAAATCTGGGCCAAAGAGCGATTTTAATTGGCGTCTAACTGCATTTGATCGTGCTCAAGACGTAGGTTTGGATGATAATGGGTTCGGGGTTTTGTTCGGTCTGTATGATTGGAGGTATGAGGTATTGGCTCTGGTTCGTCATACCAATCACTTGGAAGCTTGCTATAACGTTGGTCCGCATACCATATCTTTCCCTCGAATTAAGGATGCGTCTTCGATGAATGTTGATGATCGCTATTTGGTCTCGGATGAAGATTTTGTGAAGTTGATAGCAATTTTGCGATTAGCAGTTCCGTATACAGGACTTATATTGACCGCTCGCGAGCCTTCCTTAGTCAGAAAAGAGGCTTTAGATTTCGGTGTTTCACAGCTTGATGGCGGGACTAAGCTTGAGATTGGAAGCTATTCCGAAACGGAGCATCAGCAGGATTTAAAGCGCGAGCAGTTTAAGATTAATGATGATAGAAGCCTTGCTGAGGTGATTGACGACTTACTTGATAACAAGTATATTCCCTCTTTTTGTACAGCTTGTTATAGGAGAGGTAGAACTGGAGAGCACTTTATGGAGTTTTCAGTTCCTGGTTTCATTAAAAGATTTTGCACCCCAAATGCTCTTTTAACTCTTGTTGAATATATTCAAGATTATGCGAGTCCTAGTGTTGCAGAGAAAGGATGGAGGTTGATTAATGAGACAGTTGAGGAACTTGAGGACGATAAGTTTAAAATAGAGCTGATTAAAAGAATTGAGAAAATAAAGCAGGGAGAAAGAGACTTGTATTTTTAG